In Ovis canadensis isolate MfBH-ARS-UI-01 breed Bighorn chromosome 11, ARS-UI_OviCan_v2, whole genome shotgun sequence, one genomic interval encodes:
- the LOC138414656 gene encoding LOW QUALITY PROTEIN: putative olfactory receptor 3A4 (The sequence of the model RefSeq protein was modified relative to this genomic sequence to represent the inferred CDS: inserted 1 base in 1 codon) has product MDPETSGNDSVVTEFVLLGLTTTPALRPILFVIFLLAYVATVGGNFSILAAILAEPKLHTPMYFFLGNLSLLDVGCISVTVPAMLGHFLSNNRSILYRSCLSQLFFFHLLAGVDCFLLTVMAYDRYLAICQPLTYSTRMSWGIQRALAGMSCVFSFTNALTQTVAVSTLNFCGPNVINHFYCDLPQLFRLSCSSIQLNEXGCFMGVAPLVLITVSYGHVAAAVLRIRSAEGRKKAFSTCGSHLTVVGIFYGTGVFSYMRLGSGEASDKDKGIGILNTVISPMLNPVIYSLRNPDVQGALRRVFTGRQPPT; this is encoded by the exons ATGGATCCGGAAACCTCAGGAAATGATTCCGTTGTCACTGAGTTTGTCCTGCTGGGCCTCACGACGACCCCAGCTCTACGGCCCATCCTCTTCGTCATCTTCCTTCTCGCTTATGTAGCTACTGTGGGGGGCAATTTCAGCATCCTGGCTGCCATCCTCGCTGAACCCAAActtcacacccccatgtacttcttcctgggGAACTTGTCCCTGCTGGATGTCGGGTGCATCAGTGTCACTGTCCCTGCCATGCTGGGGCATTTCTTGTCCAATAACAGAAGCATTCTCTATCGGTCCTGCCTCTCCCAGCTCTTCTTCTTCCACCTCCTGGCCGGAGTGGACTGCTTCCTGCTGACCGTCATGGCCTACGACCGCTACCTGGCCATCTGCCAGCCCCTCACCTACAGCACCCGCATGAGCTGGGGAATCCAGCGAGCCCTGGCCGGCATGTCCTGTGTCTTTTCCTTCACCAACGCGCTGACTCAAACTGTTGCTGTATCTACTCTCAACTTCTGCGGTCCCAATGTGATCAACCACTTCTACTGTGACCTCCCGCAGCTCTTCCGGCTCTCCTGCTCCAGCATCCAGCTCAACG CAGGATGCTTCATGGGTGTGGCCCCCTTGGTCCTCATCACTGTGTCCTATGGACACGTGGCAGCTGCAGTCCTGCGGATCCGCTCCGCGGAGGGCAGGAAGAAAGCCTTCTCCACGTGTGGCTCCCACCTCACCGTGGTGGGCATCTTCTATGGCACAGGCGTCTTCAGCTACATGCGGCTGGGCTCGGGGGAGGCTTCAGACAAGGACAAGGGCATTGGCATCCTCAACACGGTCATCAGCCCCATGCTGAACCCCGTCATCTACAGCCTCCGAAACCCCGACGTGCAGGGCGCCCTGAGACGGGTGTTCACAGGGAGACAGCCCCCCACTTGA